CGCGGACGAGCGCGCCCGTCCAGCCGGAGAGGCCGAGGCCCTCGCTCATCGTCGCCTGATCGAGGACGAGCACGGTGACGTCGTCGACCGCCGCCACCGTCGCCGCGCGCGGCTCGTAGAGGATGAGCGCCATCTCGCCGAACGCGTCGCCCGGCTCCATGATCGCGAGCGTCTCCTCCGTCCCGTCCACCGTTCGGTACGCGCGGCAGCGGCCCGCGACGATCATGTACGCGGCGTCGCCCTTGTCGCCTTCGTGGAAGATGATCTCTCCCGCGCGGAACGCCCGGCGCGGGAGGTGGAGGCCGCCGTGGAGGAAGGCGCGCATCGCCTCCTGGAACTCCGCGACCGTCTGGTAGCGCTTCGCGGGCTCGGCCTGCGTCGCCTTCTCCGCGACCATGCGGATGCGGCGCGAGATGCCGATGTTCGAGCAAGCCTCGTCGATCGAGACGATCTCGCCGTTCGCGGCGCGCTTGATGAGCGTGTTCGGGTGCGCGTTCGCGCCGTAGGGGCCGTGCCCGCAGAGGATCTCGAACAGCATCGCGCCGAGGCCGAAGACGTCGGAGCGCTCGTCGACGTCCTTCGGGTTGCCGCGCGCCTGCTCCGGCGCCATGTACTCCGGCGTGCCGACCGGGCCCGGCGCGTTCATGAGCGCGTTGCGACCGGACGCGGGCTCGTTCTTGATCAGCTTCGCGAGGCCCCAGTCCATCAGGTAGACCTGCCCGAAGTCGCCGACCATGATGTTCGCGGGCTTGAGGTCGCGATGCGCGACGCCGCGGTGGTGCGCGTACGCGACCGCGTCGCAGACCTTGAGCAGGATCTCGATCGCGCCCTCGATGCGCTGCACCTCCCCGGGGCGGTACTGCGCGAGCCACTTGTCGAACGAGCGGCCCTGCACGAGCTTCATCGTGAAGTAGGGGATGCCGTTCGGATCGATCGAGAGCTCGTGGACCGGCACGATGTTGGGGTGCTCGAGCTGCCCCGTCATCTGCGCCTCCGCGATGAACGCGTCGCGGTAGAACGCCTTCGTCGCGTAGTCCTTGTCGATGCGCTTCAGCGCGACCTGGCGGAGGAGGTTCCGATCGGTCGCGGGGTGCACGTGGCCCATCGCGCCGCGCGCGAGGGCGCGGTTCAGGACCAGATGAGGAGGGGAGGGGATCTTCTCGGCCGCGATCGCCTGCGGGGAGAGATCGGTCGAGCCCGCGACCGGGATCTGCTCGATGACGCGCACGTAGCTTTCGGCGGCGGTGAAGGCGCCGCTCGGTCGATTCGGCAAGAACGGATTCGTCACGGCAGGGGCTCCTTCCGAGGGATGGCGCATCCTAGCCGGGATCCCCGGCGGGCGTCACTGCGAGCAGACGTTGCCGGCCGGGCGCTTCAAGGTCGCGAAGAGATGGTCGCGGTCGCAGCGCTCGACCTCCCTTCCGCTCGGGCAGCTGCTGACCGTCTTGCACTCGCACTCGATCCCGAACGACGTCTCGGTGAGACAGCACTTATCGTCCGGGGTGAGGTCGAAGACCTCGAGCTCCTCCCAGTTGCACCTCTCGGCGTTGGGTCCGCCTTCGGCGTCGTTGTCGAACGTGCACTTGCACGTGGGGTTGGGGAAGGTCCGCTTGTACGTGCAGGCGAAGTGACCGCAGAGGCAGCCGCCGTCGGCGGTCTCGAAGCAGGAGCCGCCGTCGGTGCTCACCGGCGAGCACTCGCCGCCCCCGCTGGCCGCCGACGCGGAGCAGGTGCAATACCTGCCGCCCTTCGTCAGCGCGCACGTGCGATGCTCGGCGCGATCGCCGAGGCACGCCTCTTCGCACGCATCGTCGATGCACCGCCGGAGCGCGCCGGCGCTGCCGTTCGGCGACCCCGTGCGGACGCGGTTCGCGCAGGCCCTCTCGTCGCCGGCCATGCATTCGGCCACGTCGCGCGCGGCGTTGACGTAGCCGTCCTGGCATCCGCTCGCCTCCGCGCAGCACGCGGTGAGCCGGTCTCCGCAGCTGCCGTAGATGCACTTCGCGCAGTCCGTCGTCTGCGTGCGCGGCGCGTCGCACGAGAACTGCGCCGCGAGCACGCCCGGCGCGCACTCCGTCCGGCACTTCGACTCGATGCACGTCCGGACCTCGTCGCCCTCGGTCGTCTTCCGCGCGCCGCCGAGGAGGGACGAGCAGCGCGTCGAGCCGTTCCCGCACTCGTCGACCGCGCCCATCGTCGTGCCGGTGGTGCTGTAGAACGTCCCGTAGCCCGCCTCGCGGCACGTCTCGACCCCGCAGCACGCGTCGATCTTCGGCTGACACTCCGCGCGCATGCACTTCGCGCACTCGGTCTCGCCGGCGAAGGTGCAGTGCGCGCCGGGCTCGTAGTCGGGCACGAGCAAGACGCAGCCGGCGAGCGGGCCGAGGAAGAGGAGCGACGCGAGCGCGCGCATCAGAAGCGGACCCCGACGCCGCGGTCTCCGACCACGACGCTCTTCTTGCTCGGCACGACGAGCGCGACGATGAGGCCCACCGTCCCGACCCCGAAGGAGATCGTGCTCACCCAGCCGAAGGTGCGCGCGTTCGAGAGCGAGTCGCGGGCCTCGAAGCCGTGACAGTAGCTCCGCTCCTCGATGCAGCCGTCGCCGGCGTCGAGCGCGTTCGTGAGGGTGAGGGCGCCCGTGACGGCGGAGAGCACGAGGCCGCCGAGGCCGACGCCGAGCGCGGCCCAGAAGACGGGGTTCGGCCTCGTCGCGGCGCGCGGGTCGGCGGCGGCGCGCGGCGCGTCGGGCGCGGCGCCGGGCGACTTCTCCCGCGCGAGCGAGGGCGAGAGCGCGGGGACCTCGATGACCTTGCGCTCGCCGGTGCGCACGTCGGCGTGGACGGTGGCCGTCGCGTGGTCCGGCGCGCTCGCGGTGACGACGTGCGCGCCGGGATCGACCGCGGTCGCGACGCCCCACGCCGCGGAGGGGAGCGTGGTCGTGTCGAGCTTCACCTCGATGCCGGTGACGGGATGCGGGACGAGGACGGTGACGCGCGGGACGTCCTTCTCGAGCGCGCCGATGTTCGTCCGCGCGATCTGCTCGCGGTCCTTGCGGTTGTCGCGGAGCGCCATCGCGAGCGCCTCGCGGTACTCGTCGAGCGCGCTCGCGATCTTGCCCTCGCTCGCGTGGCACGACGCGAGGTTCAGGAGCGTGCCGCCGCCGGGATCGAGCCGCTGGCTCTCCTTCAGCTTCGGACACGCCTCCGCGAACCGCTTCTGCTCCATGAGCGCCCGCCCCTCGTCGAAGAGCGCCTGCGCGAGCCGAGCGTCTTGGTCGGAGAAGGCAGGACCCGCGGCGAGCGTGAGCGCGACGCCAAGTGCGGACGCCAGGAAGCGCGCTGGACCCGGGGTGCAGGGGCGAAGCCCCTGCGTTGAAACCTTCACTTCTTCGTGGGAGCCGGCTTCTTGGTCGGGAAGCCGCGCTTCTTCATGAGGGCGTTGGTGTCGACGTCGCGGCCGCGGAAGGCGCGGAAGCCGTCGGCGGGGTCGATCGTGTCGCCGACGCTGAAGACGTTCTTGCGGAGGCGCTCGGCGACGGACTTGTCGTAGGCGCCCTTGCCCTCGGTGAACGCGCCCCACGCGTCGGCGGTGAGCGTGTCGGACCAGAGGTAGCTGTAGTAGCCCGCCGAGTAGCCGTCGCTCGAGAAGACGTGCCCGAACTGCGGCGTGCGGTGGCGCATCACGATCTCGGGCGGCATGTTCATCGCCTTCAGCGTGTCGCGCTCGAACGCCTTCGGGTCGATCGTCTGCTCGCCGGCGAGGTGGAGCTTCATGTCGATGAGCGCGGCGGAGAGGTACTCGACCGTGCCGAAGCCCTGGTTGAAGGTCGACGCCTTCTCGATCTTCGCCGCGAGCTCCTTCGGCATTGGTTTGCCGGTCTTCACGTGGAGCGCGTACGTATTGAGCACTTCGGGGGTGGAGACCCAGTGCTCGAGGAGCTGGGACGGGAACTCGACGTAGTCGCGCGCGACGTGGGTGCCGGCGAGGGTCGGGTAATTCACGTTGGAGGAGAGGCCGTGGAGGGCGTGCCCGAACTCGTGGAAGAGGGTGCGCGCGTCGCTCCAGGAGATGAGGACCGGCTCGCCCTCTTTGCCTTTTACGAAGTTCGAATTGTTGCTG
The Labilithrix sp. genome window above contains:
- a CDS encoding tetratricopeptide repeat protein; translated protein: MEQKRFAEACPKLKESQRLDPGGGTLLNLASCHASEGKIASALDEYREALAMALRDNRKDREQIARTNIGALEKDVPRVTVLVPHPVTGIEVKLDTTTLPSAAWGVATAVDPGAHVVTASAPDHATATVHADVRTGERKVIEVPALSPSLAREKSPGAAPDAPRAAADPRAATRPNPVFWAALGVGLGGLVLSAVTGALTLTNALDAGDGCIEERSYCHGFEARDSLSNARTFGWVSTISFGVGTVGLIVALVVPSKKSVVVGDRGVGVRF
- a CDS encoding protein kinase yields the protein MTNPFLPNRPSGAFTAAESYVRVIEQIPVAGSTDLSPQAIAAEKIPSPPHLVLNRALARGAMGHVHPATDRNLLRQVALKRIDKDYATKAFYRDAFIAEAQMTGQLEHPNIVPVHELSIDPNGIPYFTMKLVQGRSFDKWLAQYRPGEVQRIEGAIEILLKVCDAVAYAHHRGVAHRDLKPANIMVGDFGQVYLMDWGLAKLIKNEPASGRNALMNAPGPVGTPEYMAPEQARGNPKDVDERSDVFGLGAMLFEILCGHGPYGANAHPNTLIKRAANGEIVSIDEACSNIGISRRIRMVAEKATQAEPAKRYQTVAEFQEAMRAFLHGGLHLPRRAFRAGEIIFHEGDKGDAAYMIVAGRCRAYRTVDGTEETLAIMEPGDAFGEMALILYEPRAATVAAVDDVTVLVLDQATMSEGLGLSGWTGALVRALAQRFADLEQMVRTSGIRRGP